Proteins from a single region of Aquipuribacter sp. SD81:
- a CDS encoding MFS transporter: protein MTATTDRTRTAPPTTTTAAGSGPVVRFGRRWIDDYDAEDRELWNSPAGKPVARRNLVWSILAENIGFSVWLLMSISVTFLPAAGFDFSTDQLFWLVSTAGLVGAALRVPYTFMPALFGGRNWTVVSALLLLIPLTLFTVGVVAPVTAYGYWLLVAATLGLGGGNFASSMASISHFFPDREKGWALGLNAAGGNIGVAVVQYFVPKVVLLAGVAVVGGAVGTTEAGQALFLQNAALMWVPLAIVAALGAYFFMNNLGTARFNFRAQAAAATRKQTGIMSFLYIGTFGSFIGFSAAFPLLIRNEFPDVTLASYAFLGALVGSVSRPVGGLVADRLGGARVTLSTFVLQAVAIGLILASLAADSFTGFLWSFLLLFVLVGAANGSTYRMIPIIFRAEAEERANERGETAEQVRARTRRDAAAAIGLISAVGAFGGVFIPRGLAESYLATGGVTAAFIGFLGFYVVCVAVTWWNYIRPSTLFARAGV, encoded by the coding sequence ATGACCGCCACCACCGACCGCACCCGCACAGCGCCCCCCACCACGACGACGGCCGCGGGCTCCGGCCCGGTCGTCCGGTTCGGCCGCCGCTGGATCGACGACTACGACGCCGAGGACCGAGAGCTGTGGAACTCCCCCGCGGGGAAGCCGGTCGCCCGGCGCAACCTCGTGTGGTCGATCCTCGCCGAGAACATCGGGTTCAGCGTCTGGCTGCTCATGAGCATCAGCGTGACCTTCCTGCCGGCCGCGGGGTTCGACTTCTCCACCGACCAGCTGTTCTGGCTCGTCTCGACCGCCGGGCTCGTCGGCGCCGCGCTGCGTGTGCCGTACACGTTCATGCCGGCGCTCTTCGGCGGCCGCAACTGGACGGTCGTCAGCGCCCTGCTGCTGCTGATCCCGCTCACGCTCTTCACGGTCGGCGTCGTCGCCCCCGTCACCGCCTACGGCTACTGGCTCCTCGTCGCCGCGACGCTCGGCCTGGGCGGCGGCAACTTCGCCAGCTCGATGGCGAGCATCAGCCACTTCTTCCCCGACCGGGAGAAGGGCTGGGCGCTCGGCCTGAACGCCGCGGGAGGCAACATCGGCGTCGCGGTCGTGCAGTACTTCGTGCCCAAGGTCGTGCTGCTCGCGGGCGTCGCCGTGGTCGGCGGTGCGGTCGGCACCACCGAGGCGGGGCAGGCCCTCTTCCTGCAGAACGCCGCCCTCATGTGGGTGCCGCTGGCGATCGTCGCCGCGCTCGGCGCGTACTTCTTCATGAACAACCTCGGCACCGCCCGGTTCAACTTCCGGGCGCAGGCCGCCGCCGCCACGCGCAAGCAGACCGGCATCATGAGCTTCCTCTACATCGGCACCTTCGGCTCCTTCATCGGCTTCTCGGCGGCCTTCCCGCTGCTGATCAGGAACGAGTTCCCGGACGTCACGCTCGCCAGCTACGCCTTCCTCGGCGCGCTCGTCGGCTCCGTCTCCCGGCCGGTGGGAGGGCTCGTCGCCGACCGGCTCGGCGGCGCCCGCGTCACGTTGTCGACCTTCGTCCTGCAGGCGGTCGCGATCGGGCTCATCCTCGCCTCGCTCGCCGCCGACTCCTTCACCGGCTTCCTGTGGAGCTTCCTGCTCCTGTTCGTGCTCGTCGGCGCGGCCAACGGCTCGACCTACCGGATGATCCCGATCATCTTCCGCGCCGAGGCCGAGGAGAGGGCCAACGAGCGCGGCGAGACCGCCGAGCAGGTCCGGGCGCGCACCCGTCGCGACGCGGCCGCGGCCATCGGCCTCATCTCCGCGGTCGGCGCCTTCGGCGGCGTGTTCATCCCGCGCGGGCTGGCCGAGTCCTACCTCGCCACCGGCGGGGTGACGGCGGCCTTCATCGGCTTCCTCGGCTTCTACGTCGTCTGCGTGGCCGTCACCTGGTGGAACTACATCCGCCCCTCCACGCTCTTCGCCCGCGCCGGCGTCTGA
- the cobA gene encoding uroporphyrinogen-III C-methyltransferase — MPTTHSTHAVDGTEGLPIVLDLRGRDVVLVGGGPVTARRLSALVAAGARARVVAPALCEDVLEHTRAGRAAWVPRGYRSEDLDGAWLVHTATGDPSTDARVAADAHARRVFCVDAADASRGSARTPAVVRTRAPDDPSLGVTVAVHTVPGAGGDPARAGRLARAVADGLASGRLPLRRRRGGPGRVDLVGGGPGDPGLLTTRGRQLLAAADVVVHDQLAPTSLLAELDEDVVVVDVGKTAGHHPVPQVEINRLLVEYARAGRRVVRLKGGDPFVLGRGGEEALACLDAGVEVAVVPGVTSAVSVPAALGIPVTHRGVSRGFTVASAHDATDLDHLPTEGTLVLLMGITTLAETCARLVARGWPAATPAAVCEDGFGPRQRRVVGTLGTLPSQARAVGVRPPGIVVVGAVVGLAEQLAPSPPAAPPALVLVAHGSREPRSREVNERIAATLRDRLPGTSVVVAQLDHAGPRPDEALDALAVAGHRSALVQPLLFTPAYHVSVDLPEVLGRCRAVRYGLAVRTLGPLADHPLVLDALDRRLRELGRGPADALVLASAGTSSASARAGLADLARAWGLRHGVPAVAAFASAAEPTPGEAVAALRAECGRDARVVVGSLFLGPGFLPGRARTGALEAGAVAVAEPLADAPELVEVLLDRYRGACLDGGLSRASAHISHPAV, encoded by the coding sequence ATGCCGACCACGCACAGCACCCACGCCGTCGACGGGACCGAGGGGCTGCCGATCGTGCTCGACCTGCGCGGGCGCGACGTCGTCCTCGTCGGCGGCGGCCCCGTCACCGCCCGACGGCTCTCGGCTCTCGTGGCCGCCGGCGCCCGTGCGCGCGTCGTGGCGCCGGCCCTGTGCGAGGACGTGCTCGAACACACCCGCGCCGGTCGGGCCGCCTGGGTCCCCCGCGGGTACCGCTCGGAGGACCTCGACGGGGCGTGGCTGGTGCACACCGCCACCGGCGACCCGAGCACCGACGCCAGGGTCGCGGCGGACGCCCACGCGAGGCGCGTCTTCTGCGTCGACGCGGCGGACGCGTCACGGGGCTCGGCGCGCACCCCCGCCGTGGTCCGGACCCGAGCACCCGACGACCCGTCGCTGGGGGTCACGGTGGCGGTCCACACCGTGCCCGGCGCGGGCGGCGACCCGGCCAGGGCGGGACGCCTCGCCCGGGCCGTCGCGGACGGGCTCGCGTCCGGTCGCCTGCCCCTGCGACGGCGCCGCGGCGGTCCCGGCCGGGTGGACCTGGTCGGTGGGGGGCCCGGCGACCCGGGGCTCCTGACGACCCGGGGCCGGCAGCTGCTCGCGGCGGCCGACGTCGTCGTCCACGACCAGCTGGCGCCCACCTCGCTGCTCGCCGAGCTGGACGAGGACGTCGTCGTCGTCGACGTCGGCAAGACCGCCGGGCACCACCCCGTCCCCCAGGTGGAGATCAACCGGCTGCTCGTGGAGTACGCCCGGGCGGGCCGCCGGGTGGTGCGGCTCAAGGGCGGCGACCCCTTCGTGCTGGGGCGCGGTGGCGAGGAGGCGCTCGCCTGCCTGGACGCCGGCGTCGAGGTCGCCGTCGTGCCGGGGGTGACCAGCGCGGTGTCCGTGCCGGCGGCGCTCGGCATCCCCGTCACCCACCGGGGCGTGTCCCGCGGCTTCACCGTCGCCTCGGCGCACGACGCCACCGACCTCGACCACCTCCCCACCGAGGGCACGCTCGTGCTGCTGATGGGCATCACGACCCTGGCGGAGACGTGTGCGCGGCTCGTGGCACGGGGGTGGCCCGCTGCCACCCCGGCGGCCGTGTGCGAGGACGGCTTCGGCCCCCGGCAGCGGAGGGTCGTCGGCACGCTCGGGACGCTGCCGTCGCAGGCGCGGGCCGTCGGCGTGCGACCACCCGGCATCGTGGTGGTCGGGGCTGTCGTCGGGCTCGCCGAGCAGCTCGCACCGAGCCCGCCCGCCGCCCCGCCCGCACTGGTGCTCGTGGCGCACGGCAGCCGTGAGCCGCGGTCCCGCGAGGTCAACGAGCGCATCGCGGCGACGCTGCGGGACCGGCTGCCGGGCACCTCGGTCGTCGTCGCGCAGCTGGACCACGCCGGACCCCGCCCGGACGAGGCCCTCGACGCCCTCGCGGTCGCCGGGCACCGCTCCGCCCTGGTCCAGCCGCTGCTCTTCACCCCCGCCTACCACGTGAGCGTCGACCTGCCCGAGGTGCTCGGGCGGTGCCGCGCCGTGCGGTACGGGCTCGCCGTGCGCACCCTCGGCCCCCTCGCCGACCACCCGCTCGTGCTCGACGCCCTCGACCGCCGCCTCCGCGAGCTGGGCCGCGGTCCCGCCGACGCGCTCGTGCTCGCGAGCGCCGGGACGAGCTCGGCGTCGGCCCGGGCGGGCCTCGCCGACCTCGCCCGGGCCTGGGGTCTGCGTCACGGCGTGCCCGCGGTCGCCGCCTTCGCCTCCGCCGCCGAGCCGACACCGGGCGAGGCCGTCGCTGCGCTACGGGCCGAGTGCGGCCGGGACGCACGCGTCGTCGTCGGCTCGTTGTTCCTCGGCCCGGGCTTCCTGCCCGGCCGCGCCCGGACCGGCGCGCTCGAGGCCGGCGCGGTCGCGGTCGCCGAGCCGCTCGCCGACGCCCCGGAGCTCGTGGAGGTCCTCCTCGACCGCTACCGCGGGGCCTGCCTCGACGGCGGCCTGTCGCGGGCGAGTGCTCACATCTCACATCCGGCGGTGTGA
- a CDS encoding HAD-IB family hydrolase produces the protein MRLADRLAGKRILLTGVTGFVGEALLHKLLVAVPDCTVVAMVRPKAGQPAEDRVAKLLQKPIYAEVDDAVKARLETLSGDLYDVPALPRDLDVVVHCAGDVSFDPPIQTAFQTNVSGVKGLVDRVVEAARGEDGTYRPLHYVHVSTAYVGGRRRGPVMETSVEHSVDWRAEQAAAERVAARIEDTSRTPAVLNRLFTRAEKDHNRAGPLTVAADAERRRTEWVTEQQKAAGGERARTLGWTDVYTMTKALGERVVEEVAAPVLPTTVYRPSIIESALTTPHPGWIEGFKMADPIILAYGRGELPELPAAPDSVMDIVPIDLVVNSIIAVAATPPPVGQPAYVHLASGARNPLTFRELYAHVREYFARHPFDMDARGAVRLAEWRFPGARIVERALATGERAYAVAEGALSLAPRSDRVRGWARSLDTQKRRLDFLRRYMDLYRAYTQVELYFVDDRMLAMHEALDEADKEVFGFDTAVVDWQHYLVDVHCPAVTKAVRDYDVIRKKRNRQGGPAPRVVAPRDPAEPVDTDAPPVLAVFDMDGTLLSSNIIETYLWVRLPELSPAGRAKELAAVAARLPLYLRAERRDRGALIRSAYRRYAGADLRALEELVDETLAPHVLERVSGAAIRRVREHRAAGHRTVLITGAVTPITRPLAPLFDVIVSAELDVDARGRCTGFLKRPPLVGEARAAWLRRYAGQVGADLSKAYGYADSHSDLPMLQAVGRPTVVSPDVTLFREARKARWPIEEWRTAGRAPRLQLPSVDTSQAHLPG, from the coding sequence ATGCGCCTGGCCGACCGTCTCGCAGGGAAGCGGATCCTCCTCACGGGGGTGACGGGCTTCGTCGGCGAGGCCCTGCTGCACAAGCTGCTCGTCGCCGTCCCGGACTGCACGGTCGTCGCCATGGTGCGGCCCAAGGCCGGCCAGCCCGCCGAGGACCGCGTCGCGAAGCTCCTGCAGAAGCCGATCTACGCCGAGGTCGACGACGCGGTCAAGGCGCGCCTGGAGACCCTCAGCGGCGACCTGTACGACGTGCCCGCGCTGCCGCGCGACCTCGACGTCGTCGTTCACTGCGCGGGCGACGTCAGCTTCGACCCGCCGATCCAGACGGCGTTCCAGACCAACGTGAGCGGCGTCAAGGGCCTGGTCGACCGGGTCGTCGAGGCCGCGCGGGGCGAGGACGGCACGTACCGGCCCCTGCACTACGTCCACGTCTCCACCGCCTACGTCGGCGGGCGCCGGCGCGGGCCCGTCATGGAGACCTCGGTCGAGCACTCCGTCGACTGGCGCGCCGAGCAGGCCGCGGCCGAGCGGGTCGCGGCCCGCATCGAGGACACCTCCCGCACCCCCGCCGTCCTCAACCGGCTCTTCACGAGGGCGGAGAAGGACCACAACCGCGCAGGGCCGCTCACCGTCGCCGCCGACGCCGAGCGCCGCCGCACCGAGTGGGTCACCGAGCAGCAGAAGGCCGCCGGCGGCGAGCGCGCCCGCACGCTCGGCTGGACCGACGTCTACACGATGACGAAGGCGCTCGGCGAGCGCGTCGTGGAGGAGGTCGCGGCGCCCGTCCTGCCGACGACCGTCTACCGCCCGAGCATCATCGAGTCGGCCCTCACCACGCCCCACCCGGGCTGGATCGAGGGCTTCAAGATGGCCGACCCGATCATCCTCGCGTACGGCCGCGGCGAGCTGCCCGAGCTGCCGGCCGCGCCGGACTCGGTCATGGACATCGTGCCGATCGACCTCGTCGTGAACTCGATCATCGCGGTCGCCGCGACCCCGCCGCCGGTCGGCCAGCCCGCCTACGTCCACCTCGCCTCGGGCGCGCGCAACCCGCTGACGTTCCGCGAGCTGTACGCGCACGTGCGGGAGTACTTCGCGCGGCACCCCTTCGACATGGACGCCCGCGGTGCGGTGCGCCTGGCGGAGTGGCGCTTCCCGGGCGCGCGGATCGTCGAGCGGGCGCTCGCGACGGGTGAGCGCGCGTACGCGGTCGCCGAGGGCGCGCTGTCGCTCGCGCCGCGCAGCGACCGGGTGCGCGGCTGGGCGCGGTCGCTCGACACCCAGAAGCGCCGCCTCGACTTCCTGCGCCGCTACATGGACCTGTACCGCGCGTACACGCAGGTCGAGCTGTACTTCGTCGACGACCGGATGCTCGCGATGCACGAGGCGCTCGACGAGGCCGACAAGGAGGTGTTCGGCTTCGACACCGCCGTCGTCGACTGGCAGCACTACCTCGTCGACGTCCACTGCCCGGCGGTCACCAAGGCGGTCCGCGACTACGACGTCATCCGCAAGAAGCGCAACCGGCAGGGCGGGCCGGCCCCGCGCGTCGTCGCGCCGCGCGACCCCGCCGAGCCGGTCGACACCGACGCGCCCCCGGTGCTCGCGGTGTTCGACATGGACGGCACGCTGCTGAGCAGCAACATCATCGAGACGTACCTGTGGGTCCGCCTGCCGGAGCTGTCGCCGGCCGGGCGCGCGAAGGAGCTCGCCGCCGTGGCCGCGCGCCTGCCGCTGTACCTGCGCGCCGAGCGGCGCGACCGCGGTGCCCTCATCCGCAGCGCGTACCGCCGCTACGCGGGCGCGGACCTGCGGGCGCTCGAGGAGCTCGTCGACGAGACGCTCGCCCCGCACGTGCTCGAGCGCGTGAGCGGCGCGGCGATCCGGCGGGTGCGGGAGCACCGCGCGGCCGGGCACCGAACCGTCCTCATCACGGGCGCCGTCACGCCGATCACGCGGCCGCTCGCGCCGCTGTTCGACGTCATCGTGTCCGCCGAGCTCGACGTCGACGCCCGCGGCCGGTGCACCGGCTTCCTCAAGCGGCCGCCGCTGGTCGGCGAGGCCCGCGCGGCGTGGCTGCGCCGCTACGCGGGCCAGGTGGGTGCCGACCTGTCGAAGGCGTACGGCTACGCCGACAGCCACTCCGACCTGCCGATGCTGCAGGCCGTCGGCAGGCCGACCGTCGTGAGCCCCGACGTCACGCTGTTCCGCGAGGCGCGCAAGGCGCGCTGGCCGATCGAGGAGTGGCGGACGGCCGGGCGCGCGCCGCGGCTGCAGCTGCCGAGCGTCGACACCTCGCAGGCCCACCTGCCGGGCTGA
- the fbaA gene encoding class II fructose-bisphosphate aldolase, with amino-acid sequence MPIATPESYAEMLNRAKDGAFAYPAINVTSSQTLNAAIRGFAEAESDGIVQVSTGGAEYLSGPTVKDMVIGATALAQYAHEVARAYDVQIALHTDHCPKDKLDGFVRPLLAASKDRVSKGMGPLFQSHMWDGSAVPLDENLQIAEQLLADCAEAKVVLEIEVGVVGGEEDGVDNEINDKLYTTTDDAIAMVDALGTGEKGVYMAALTFGNVHGVYKPGNVKLRPEILKQAQDAIAQKLGQSAGSKPALLVFHGGSGSLPEEISEAVDYGVVKMNIDTDTQYAFTRPVVEHMFTNYSGVLKIDGEVGNKKMYDPRAWGKAAETGLAERVVEACQALRSAGTRIR; translated from the coding sequence ATGCCCATCGCCACCCCCGAGTCCTACGCCGAGATGCTGAACCGCGCGAAGGACGGCGCGTTCGCCTACCCCGCCATCAACGTCACGAGCTCGCAGACCCTCAACGCCGCGATCCGCGGCTTCGCCGAGGCCGAGTCCGACGGCATCGTCCAGGTGTCCACCGGCGGCGCGGAGTACCTGTCCGGCCCGACGGTCAAGGACATGGTGATCGGTGCGACCGCGCTCGCGCAGTACGCGCACGAGGTCGCCCGCGCCTACGACGTGCAGATCGCCCTGCACACCGACCACTGCCCCAAGGACAAGCTCGACGGCTTCGTCCGGCCGCTGCTCGCGGCGAGCAAGGACCGCGTGTCCAAGGGCATGGGTCCGCTGTTCCAGTCCCACATGTGGGACGGCTCCGCGGTGCCGCTGGACGAGAACCTCCAGATCGCCGAGCAGCTGCTCGCCGACTGCGCCGAGGCGAAGGTCGTCCTCGAGATCGAGGTCGGCGTCGTCGGCGGCGAGGAGGACGGCGTCGACAACGAGATCAACGACAAGCTCTACACGACCACCGACGACGCGATCGCCATGGTCGACGCGCTCGGCACGGGCGAGAAGGGCGTCTACATGGCCGCCCTCACCTTCGGCAACGTGCACGGCGTCTACAAGCCGGGCAACGTCAAGCTCCGCCCGGAGATCCTCAAGCAGGCGCAGGACGCCATCGCCCAGAAGCTCGGGCAGTCCGCCGGCAGCAAGCCCGCGCTGCTCGTGTTCCACGGCGGCTCGGGTTCGCTGCCGGAGGAGATCAGCGAGGCCGTCGACTACGGCGTCGTCAAGATGAACATCGACACCGACACCCAGTACGCGTTCACGCGCCCGGTCGTCGAGCACATGTTCACGAACTACTCCGGCGTCCTCAAGATCGACGGCGAGGTCGGCAACAAGAAGATGTACGACCCCCGCGCCTGGGGCAAGGCCGCCGAGACCGGCCTCGCGGAGCGCGTCGTCGAGGCGTGCCAGGCGCTGCGCAGCGCGGGCACCCGCATCCGCTGA
- a CDS encoding STAS domain-containing protein: MTPDHETGATSAPGGPSGGTDRGGALGPTVRPVDPGSVHVLFEPDATRVVLTGEIDAELGPDLLEAAEDALSTTRPVEVDAHLVTFMDSTGVAFLARLASRAPRRIVLIEPPDVVQFLIDTTRISSLLDVRRGGEDASATGTDAAPE, translated from the coding sequence ATGACACCGGACCACGAGACCGGCGCGACGTCCGCGCCCGGTGGCCCGTCGGGCGGCACGGACCGCGGTGGCGCGCTCGGGCCGACGGTGCGACCGGTCGACCCGGGGTCGGTCCACGTGCTCTTCGAGCCGGACGCGACGCGCGTCGTGCTGACCGGCGAGATCGACGCCGAGCTCGGACCGGACCTGCTCGAGGCCGCGGAGGACGCGCTGTCCACGACGCGGCCGGTCGAGGTCGACGCCCACCTCGTCACCTTCATGGACTCCACGGGCGTCGCGTTCCTCGCGCGGCTCGCCTCGCGCGCACCTCGGCGGATCGTGCTCATCGAGCCGCCCGACGTCGTGCAGTTCCTCATCGACACCACGCGCATCTCGTCGCTGCTCGACGTGCGCCGCGGCGGTGAGGACGCCTCCGCGACCGGTACGGACGCCGCCCCCGAGTGA
- a CDS encoding SpoIIE family protein phosphatase has translation MALNHLPRVMHEADAAVVVVDLDTSRVEYANLKAVAMAGNHPLPLGVDEWGRLAGLVDPSGQDLAATDGPLSRVARGEPVAGELIRRESARASDAAGDEQDRQTEAAGGVAVDDVVGPIWVTGFPLGAELGNRALLVFMRLTGNSRASARDEQDAVDRAAEEARHQAAAIRDRAVIATDLSFTISDPAQPDNPLVWVNPAFARTTGYDADDVLGLNCRFLQGPDTDREAVGRIRSALEAGEPIVETLLNYRKDGTAFWNQVSISPVLDADGKVVNFVGVQADVTERVLVQEQREEALAAEKRARAGLVLLDRVSDAVIELDSTASLTRLARVLTETIAPWAAVLQLDRSAEVVAASGPGLPELVGAQRRVGPPPDDVAVEDPLRGVLEGSVEEVVVDLGRPYRTGSVTGWYAETVAGRVGGRYVALPLAGRGPVIAVLLVGLGGGDDDELAAALTADEDQRKLIRVAARRTGLALENARLYAREHSLAETLQRSMLPERSSIPGLDVWAHYRPNVDHAQVGGDWFDLLPIADDIAGVVVGDVVGHDVEAAATMGQLRSVVRSYAYELEDPGSVLMRVDHLASGMGMARMATVVLMSLHRRDDGEWDLSWSSAGHLPPLLCTPTGQGGYRVQPLDDAVGTLIGLLDGPRQSETVRLRPGDVVVAYTDGLIERRSRPMSAGLARLQEVLVGTKERSAEGVGEHLLAELGDSPEDDTAVVVIRVPHEVTELPPPRAAAPRQRRWQLPSDPSSVGKARHATLRACAMWGVPRAEVAEVVVSELVANAVLHGWGVVQLRLFDTGTGLRVEVEDGNPEPPRLVPARPLGEGGHGLHVVTEVARWGWSPTRSGKLVWAQLPFDETLAGARHGRIGADEGTHPADDPADDTTLEERT, from the coding sequence GTGGCCCTGAACCACCTGCCGCGCGTCATGCACGAGGCGGACGCCGCAGTGGTCGTCGTCGACCTCGACACCAGCCGGGTCGAGTACGCGAACCTCAAGGCCGTCGCCATGGCCGGCAACCACCCGCTGCCCCTCGGCGTCGACGAGTGGGGCCGCCTCGCGGGCCTCGTCGACCCCAGCGGGCAGGACCTCGCCGCGACCGACGGTCCGCTGTCCCGGGTGGCGCGGGGCGAGCCCGTCGCGGGCGAGCTCATCCGGCGGGAGTCGGCGCGGGCCTCCGACGCCGCGGGCGACGAGCAGGACCGGCAGACCGAGGCCGCCGGTGGGGTCGCCGTCGACGACGTCGTCGGGCCGATCTGGGTGACGGGCTTCCCCCTCGGCGCCGAGCTCGGCAACCGGGCCCTGCTCGTGTTCATGCGGCTCACCGGCAACTCCAGGGCCAGCGCCCGTGACGAGCAGGACGCCGTCGACCGGGCGGCCGAGGAGGCGCGCCACCAGGCCGCGGCCATCCGGGACCGCGCCGTCATCGCCACCGACCTGTCCTTCACCATCTCCGACCCCGCCCAGCCGGACAACCCGCTCGTGTGGGTGAACCCCGCGTTCGCGCGCACCACCGGGTACGACGCCGACGACGTCCTCGGCCTCAACTGCCGCTTCCTCCAGGGGCCGGACACCGACCGCGAGGCCGTCGGGCGCATCCGGTCGGCCCTGGAGGCGGGCGAGCCGATCGTCGAGACGCTCCTCAACTACCGCAAGGACGGCACGGCGTTCTGGAACCAGGTGTCGATCAGCCCCGTGCTCGACGCGGACGGGAAGGTCGTCAACTTCGTCGGCGTCCAGGCCGACGTCACCGAGCGCGTGCTCGTGCAGGAGCAGCGCGAGGAGGCCCTCGCCGCCGAGAAGCGCGCCCGTGCGGGCCTCGTGCTGCTGGACCGGGTGAGCGACGCCGTCATCGAGCTGGACTCGACCGCCTCGCTCACCCGGCTGGCGCGCGTCCTCACCGAGACCATCGCGCCGTGGGCGGCCGTGCTGCAGCTGGACCGCAGCGCCGAGGTCGTCGCCGCGTCCGGACCCGGGCTGCCCGAGCTCGTCGGCGCCCAGCGCCGGGTCGGTCCGCCGCCGGACGACGTCGCCGTGGAGGACCCGCTGCGCGGTGTCCTCGAGGGCTCCGTCGAGGAGGTCGTCGTCGACCTCGGGCGGCCGTACCGCACCGGCTCGGTGACGGGGTGGTACGCCGAGACCGTGGCCGGCCGGGTGGGCGGCCGGTACGTCGCGCTGCCGCTCGCGGGACGCGGGCCCGTCATCGCGGTGCTGCTCGTGGGCCTCGGGGGCGGCGACGACGACGAGCTCGCCGCGGCGCTCACCGCGGACGAGGACCAGCGCAAGCTCATCCGCGTCGCGGCCCGCCGCACGGGCCTCGCGCTGGAGAACGCGCGCCTGTACGCCCGCGAGCACTCCCTCGCCGAGACCCTGCAGCGGTCCATGCTGCCGGAGCGCTCGAGCATCCCCGGGCTCGACGTGTGGGCGCACTACCGGCCGAACGTCGACCACGCGCAGGTCGGCGGCGACTGGTTCGACCTGCTGCCCATCGCCGACGACATCGCCGGGGTCGTGGTCGGCGACGTGGTCGGCCACGACGTCGAGGCGGCCGCGACCATGGGCCAGCTGCGCTCGGTCGTGCGGTCCTACGCCTACGAGCTGGAGGACCCCGGCAGCGTCCTCATGCGCGTCGACCACCTCGCCAGCGGCATGGGCATGGCCCGCATGGCGACGGTCGTGCTCATGTCGCTGCACCGCCGCGACGACGGCGAGTGGGACCTGTCGTGGTCCTCCGCCGGGCACCTGCCGCCGCTGCTGTGCACCCCCACCGGCCAGGGCGGGTACCGCGTGCAGCCGCTGGACGACGCGGTCGGCACCCTCATCGGCCTGCTCGACGGCCCGCGGCAGTCCGAGACGGTGCGGCTGCGGCCGGGCGACGTCGTGGTCGCCTACACCGACGGCCTCATCGAGCGCCGCTCGCGCCCCATGTCGGCGGGTCTCGCCCGCCTGCAGGAGGTCCTCGTGGGTACGAAGGAGCGGTCCGCGGAGGGGGTGGGCGAGCACCTGCTCGCCGAGCTCGGCGACTCCCCGGAGGACGACACCGCCGTCGTCGTGATCCGCGTGCCGCACGAGGTCACCGAGCTGCCCCCGCCCCGGGCCGCGGCGCCGCGCCAGCGGCGCTGGCAGCTGCCGAGCGACCCCAGCAGCGTCGGCAAGGCCCGCCACGCCACGCTGCGCGCGTGCGCGATGTGGGGCGTCCCCCGCGCCGAGGTCGCCGAGGTCGTCGTGTCCGAGCTCGTCGCCAACGCCGTCCTGCACGGCTGGGGGGTCGTGCAGCTGCGGCTGTTCGACACCGGCACCGGCCTGCGCGTGGAGGTGGAGGACGGCAACCCGGAGCCGCCCCGGCTCGTGCCCGCGCGACCGCTCGGCGAGGGCGGTCACGGCCTGCACGTCGTCACCGAGGTCGCCCGCTGGGGCTGGTCCCCGACCCGCAGCGGAAAGCTCGTGTGGGCGCAGCTGCCCTTCGACGAGACCCTCGCCGGCGCCCGGCACGGGCGCATCGGGGCCGATGAGGGGACCCACCCCGCCGACGACCCCGCCGACGACACCACCCTGGAGGAACGCACGTGA
- a CDS encoding DUF3151 domain-containing protein, with product MSTPPGRPAHDLLGGPAPTYLPAELHEPAEGELGRGRPVASVAAAHPASSLAWAVLAEGELAAADEARAAGRDEERLAHAVAAYAYARTGYHRGLDALRRSGWKGRGPVPWEHAPNRGYLRSVRALAGAAEHVGEAEEVARLRDLLLDGDPSLA from the coding sequence GTGAGCACCCCGCCCGGCCGTCCCGCGCACGACCTGCTCGGCGGCCCCGCCCCCACCTACCTGCCCGCCGAGCTCCACGAGCCGGCGGAGGGCGAGCTCGGCCGCGGCCGGCCCGTCGCCTCCGTCGCCGCCGCGCACCCCGCCTCGAGCCTCGCGTGGGCCGTGCTCGCCGAGGGCGAGCTCGCCGCGGCGGACGAGGCGCGCGCGGCCGGACGGGACGAGGAGCGGCTCGCCCACGCCGTCGCGGCGTACGCCTACGCCCGCACCGGCTACCACCGCGGCCTGGACGCGCTGCGCCGCTCGGGGTGGAAGGGCCGCGGCCCGGTGCCGTGGGAGCACGCACCGAACCGCGGCTACCTGCGCAGCGTGCGCGCGCTGGCCGGGGCGGCCGAGCACGTGGGCGAGGCCGAGGAGGTCGCCCGCCTGCGCGACCTGCTCCTCGACGGCGACCCGTCGCTCGCCTGA